In Paracoccus aminophilus JCM 7686, a single window of DNA contains:
- the fghA gene encoding S-formylglutathione hydrolase — translation MTLTYETLSENRSFGGTQGVYKHKSETTGTEMTFAVYLPPEAQFGKVPVLWYLSGLTCTHENAMTKAGAQEWASEYGIALIFPDTSPRGEGVANDDAYDLGQGAGFYVDATEKPWSPHFKMWHYIAHELPELVFSNFPLDRDAQGITGHSMGGHGALTLAMTFPETYKSVSAFAPIANPSQSDWGRKQFTAYLGADESKWQAHDSTVLMRERGYPREILIDQGASDQFLNLLKPEALAHAMMERRQPGVFRMQEGYDHSYFFVQTFMADHVAWHAERLG, via the coding sequence ATGACGCTGACCTATGAAACCCTGTCCGAAAACCGCAGCTTTGGCGGCACGCAGGGCGTCTACAAGCACAAGTCCGAAACCACCGGGACCGAGATGACCTTCGCGGTCTATCTGCCGCCCGAGGCTCAGTTCGGCAAGGTGCCGGTGCTGTGGTATCTCTCGGGCCTGACCTGCACCCATGAAAACGCGATGACCAAGGCGGGCGCGCAGGAATGGGCCTCGGAATACGGCATTGCGCTGATCTTCCCCGATACCTCGCCGCGCGGCGAAGGCGTCGCCAATGACGATGCCTATGATTTGGGGCAGGGCGCGGGCTTTTACGTCGATGCGACCGAGAAGCCGTGGAGCCCGCATTTCAAGATGTGGCACTACATCGCCCATGAGCTGCCCGAGCTGGTGTTCTCGAACTTCCCGCTCGACCGCGATGCGCAGGGCATCACCGGCCATTCGATGGGCGGCCACGGCGCGCTGACGCTGGCGATGACCTTCCCCGAGACCTATAAATCGGTCTCGGCCTTCGCGCCCATCGCCAACCCGAGCCAGTCCGACTGGGGCCGCAAGCAGTTCACGGCCTATCTCGGCGCTGACGAATCGAAATGGCAGGCCCATGATTCGACCGTGCTGATGCGCGAGCGCGGCTATCCGCGCGAAATCCTGATCGATCAGGGCGCATCGGATCAGTTCCTGAACCTGCTCAAGCCCGAAGCTCTGGCCCATGCGATGATGGAGCGTCGCCAGCCCGGCGTCTTCCGGATGCAGGAAGGTTACGATCACAGCTACTTCTTCGTGCAGACCTTCATGGCCGATCACGTCGCCTGGCACGCCGAGCGTTTGGGCTGA
- a CDS encoding methanol/ethanol family PQQ-dependent dehydrogenase — protein MKALLNGASIALLLSGTAALANDSVTAAIAKPEQWAIQTGDYANTRYSTLNQINKDNVKDLRVAWTFSTGVLRGHEGSPLVIGDIMYVHTPFPNNVFALDLNNDGKILWRYEPQQDPNVIAVMCCDTVNRGLAYADDTIFLHQADTTLVALDAKTGAVKWSVKTGDPAIGETNTATVMPVKDKLIVGISGGEYGVRGYAAAYNIKDGSLAWKAYSTGPDKEMLVDPEKTTALGKPIGPDSSLKSWEGDQWKIGGGTTWGWYSYDPELNLVYYGTGNPSTWNPSQRPGDNKWSMTIMARDADTGMAKWFYQMTPHDEWDYDGVNEMILTNQQIDGKDRKLLTHFDRNGLGYTLDRETGELLVAKKFDPAVNWTTGVDMDPKSETYGRPAVVAQYSTSQNGEDENTTGVCPAALGSKDQQPAAFSPKTNLFYVPTNHVCMDYEPFRVAYTAGQPYVGATLSMYPAPNSHGGMGNFIAWDNTKGEIKWSLPEQFSVWSGALATAGDVVFYGTLEGYLKAVDAETGKELYKFKTPSGIIGNVMTYEHKGKQYIGILSGVGGWAGIGLAAGLTNPNEGLGAVGGYAALSDYTELGGQLTVFEVPG, from the coding sequence ATGAAAGCACTGCTGAACGGCGCTTCCATCGCGCTGCTGCTGTCAGGCACAGCTGCGCTGGCCAACGACAGCGTCACGGCCGCGATCGCTAAGCCCGAACAATGGGCAATCCAGACGGGTGATTATGCGAATACGCGCTACTCGACCCTCAATCAAATCAACAAGGATAACGTGAAGGACCTGCGGGTTGCATGGACCTTCTCGACCGGCGTGCTGCGTGGACACGAGGGCTCGCCGCTGGTGATCGGCGACATCATGTATGTCCATACGCCGTTCCCGAACAACGTCTTCGCGCTTGACTTGAACAATGACGGCAAGATCCTGTGGCGCTACGAGCCGCAGCAGGATCCGAACGTCATCGCCGTCATGTGCTGTGACACCGTCAACCGTGGTCTGGCCTATGCCGATGACACGATCTTCCTGCATCAGGCCGACACCACGCTGGTCGCGCTCGACGCGAAAACCGGCGCGGTGAAATGGTCGGTCAAGACCGGCGATCCGGCGATCGGCGAGACCAACACCGCCACCGTCATGCCCGTCAAGGACAAGCTGATCGTCGGCATCTCGGGTGGTGAATACGGCGTGCGCGGCTATGCTGCTGCCTATAACATCAAGGACGGCTCGCTGGCGTGGAAAGCCTATTCCACCGGCCCGGACAAAGAGATGCTGGTCGATCCCGAAAAGACCACCGCACTTGGCAAGCCGATCGGGCCGGACAGCTCGCTGAAGAGCTGGGAAGGCGATCAGTGGAAAATCGGCGGTGGCACGACCTGGGGCTGGTATTCCTATGACCCCGAGCTGAACCTGGTCTATTACGGCACCGGCAACCCCTCGACCTGGAACCCGTCGCAGCGTCCGGGCGACAACAAATGGTCGATGACGATCATGGCCCGCGATGCCGACACCGGCATGGCCAAATGGTTCTATCAGATGACGCCCCATGACGAATGGGACTATGACGGCGTCAACGAGATGATCCTGACCAACCAGCAGATCGACGGCAAGGATCGCAAGCTTCTGACCCACTTCGACCGCAACGGTCTGGGCTATACGCTTGACCGCGAAACCGGCGAGCTTCTGGTGGCCAAGAAATTCGACCCGGCGGTGAACTGGACGACCGGCGTCGATATGGATCCGAAATCCGAGACCTATGGCCGCCCGGCCGTGGTGGCTCAATATTCGACCAGCCAGAACGGCGAAGACGAGAACACCACCGGGGTTTGCCCGGCGGCGCTTGGCTCGAAAGACCAACAGCCGGCGGCCTTCTCGCCCAAAACCAATCTGTTCTACGTGCCGACCAACCACGTTTGCATGGATTACGAACCCTTCCGCGTCGCCTATACGGCGGGCCAGCCCTATGTTGGCGCGACGCTGTCCATGTATCCGGCCCCGAACAGCCATGGCGGCATGGGTAACTTCATCGCCTGGGACAACACCAAGGGCGAGATCAAATGGTCGCTGCCTGAGCAGTTCTCGGTGTGGTCGGGCGCTCTGGCCACCGCAGGCGATGTCGTCTTCTACGGCACGCTGGAAGGCTATCTGAAGGCAGTCGATGCCGAGACGGGCAAAGAGCTCTACAAGTTCAAAACCCCCTCGGGCATCATCGGCAACGTCATGACCTACGAGCACAAGGGCAAGCAGTATATCGGCATCCTCTCGGGCGTCGGTGGCTGGGCCGGGATCGGCCTTGCGGCTGGCCTGACCAACCCGAACGAAGGTCTCGGCGCGGTCGGCGGCTATGCGGCTCTGTCGGATTATACCGAGCTCGGCGGCCAGCTGACGGTCTTCGAAGTGCCCGGCTAA